AGCGCGTGGGTGATGCGCATGTACATCGCCTCGCACATGTACGAGACGCAGACGGTCCAGCTGTACACGCGCACCAACAACCAGCTGCTCTACTGCGGTCTGATCCTGTGCGCGCTGGTGGCGCACCTGGTCTCGTTGAAGCTGGCCGAGCGGCGCACCGCGTCCGGGGCATCCGCTCCGGAGTCCGACGCATCCGCGCCCGCCACGGGCCGTACCGGGTTCCCCGGCCGCGAGGGAGCCGTGATCGGAACCCTCTGCGCCCTCCTGCTGCTGCTCGGCACGGTCTCCTCCTCGATGTCCGACCGCTACATGCCGGCCCAGGACGGCACCTACCGGATCCTGCCCTGGGTGTCGCACACCATCCGGCAGCAGGACGGGAAGTGCCCGAAGTTCGCGCCCAAGGGCGAGTGCTCCAAGGACGGCGACCAGAGCTGGCTGAGCTACGTCCGATGATCAGAAGGAAGCGATGATCTCCGCACTGACGCGCCTGGCCGACTGGTCGGCCCGGACCCCCAAGCGGCTCTGGGCCATCGCCTTCGCGCTGTTCTTCACGCTCGCGGCCTCCTGGTCCGCAGCCACCCCGCTCGGCGGCTCGCCCGACGAGCACGCCCACTTCATCCGTGCGGCCGCCGTCGCCCGGGGCCAGATCGGCGGCCCCGAGGTGATGGTTCCGCACATGGTGGCGGGCATCGAGGGCAAGTTCGCCGAGACCGGGGTGCAGCTCCCGGAGTGGTACAAGCAGCTCCCCAAGCAGCACGAGTGCTACGCCTGGCACGAGGAGACGCCCGCCTCCTGCGCCCCGGAGTTCGGGCACTCGGAGAAGACCGTCCAGGTCACCACCGCGGCCGGCCGCTACCACCCGGCGTACTACCTGGCGACCGGCTGGCCGAGCCTGCTGGTCAAGGGCCCGCACGGGCTGTACCTGATGCGGCTGATGTCGGCCGCGCTCTGCTCGGCCCTGCTGGCCAGTGCCGTCGTCACCGCCGCGGAGTGGCGGCGCCGGCGCTCGGTGGCGCTGCTCGGCGTGTTCACCGCGGCCACGCCGATGAGCCTGTACATGGCCGGCATGGTCAACCCCAGCGGCGGTGAGATCGCCGCCGGCATCCTCGTGTGGACCGCCCTGCTGTCCATCCTGATGTCCCCCGATGCACGGCTGCTGAACCGGCGGCTGGCCCGGGTCGGCATCGGCGGGCTGGTGCTGATCAACATCCGCCCGCTCGGGCTGATCTGGTTCGCCGGTGCGGTCTTCTTCGGCCTGCTGCTCGCGCACCGCGGCGTCCTGCGCTCGGTGCTGCGCCGCAAGGCCCTGTGGGTCTGGACGGCGCTGCTCGGCGCGGCCACGGCCGGTGCGCTGCTCTGGGCCGGGGCGCACCCCGACAACTCGGTGATCAACACGCCCAAGACGCTCACCGCCAGGGAAGCCGCCCGGCAGACCTTCGGCAACGCCGAGACGTACGTCCACCAGATGCTCGGCTACTTCGGCTGGCTGGACACCCCGGCACCCGCCTTCACCTGGCTGGTCTGGCTCGGCGTGATCGCGGTGCTCACCGCGCTGGGGCTGGCGTACGGCCGGCTGCGCGAGGCGGTGGCGCTGATCGGCATGCTGGTGGCGATCGTGGTGGTGCCCGTGGTCGCCCAGGCCTCGCAGGCGGAGCAGCTCGGCATGGTCTGGCAGGGCCGCTACCTGCTGCCGTTCGCCGTGGGCCTGCCGCTGATGGCGGTGCTGATCTGCGCGAGCCGGGCGCCCGAGCAGGGGTTCCCGTGGCGCAGGCTGGTCGGCTTCGGCGCGGCCGGGCTCGCGCTGGCGAACGCTGCGGCGTTCTTCTGGACGCTGCGGCGCTTCGCGGTCGGCACCAGCGGCTCCTGGGTGCCGTTCTCGGCGCACTGGGCCCCGCCCGGCGGCTGGATGCTGTGGACCGGCGTGTACACGGCGGCGGCGTTCGCCCTGGTGCTGCCGGCGCTGGTGCGGGACCGCGAGCCGGATCCGGCGCAGGATCCCGCGGAGCGGAACGACGGCACGCGCTCGGGACGGCACTCGAAGGTGCCCGCGATCGGCTGACCCCGGTCGACCCGGGGTGGCGGCGCCGTCCGTCGGGCCGTCAGGCGCCGACCTCGGCGGTCACCACGCCGGGCGTACGGTCGTCCGCCTCGGCCAGCAGCGCGCCGCCCGGGGCCCAGACCGCGGCGCGGCCGCAGCCGGTCCACGGGCCCGCCGGCCCCACGTGGTTGCCGAGGACGACGTACAGGCCGTGCTCCTCGGCGATCTTGGGGTACACGGTGGCCCGCTCCCGGATCCCCTCGCCGCTCCCGTACAGGGAGCTCGCCAGGTGCACCCGGCAGCCGTCCGCCGCCGCGCGGCCGGTGAGCTGCGCGAAGTGGTTGTCGTAGCAGACGCCGAGGGAGAAGCGGATCCCGCCGAGCTCGAAGCGGCCCTGGCTCCCGCCGGCCGCGAAGCCGCCCTGCTCGTGCCCGTACAGGTGCTGCTTGGCGTACGTCGTCACATGCCGGCCGTCCGCGCCGTAGACCAGGGTCGCGATGGCGGGCAGCGGCCCGTCGGTGCGCAGCGCGACATTGACGGCGACGGCGATGCCGGCGGAGCGCAGCGGATCCAGGCGGGGGTCGTCGGCGTCCGCCATCCACAGGCCGGGGTCGGCGGCCATGGCCTCCAGCTCGTAGCCGGTGAGGGTGAACTCGGGGAACACGACGAGCTCGGCGCCCTGCTCCCGGGCCGCCACCGCGAGGCTGACGCTCCGCTCCGTGTTGGCGGGTATGTCGGCAGGGATGCAGGTGAGCTGGGCTGCGGCGATCTTCACGGGTCCAGGATGCCAGCCCGGCCGGCCCTCCCACGTCCACCCGGGGGTCGACGTGGGAGCGGGGCCGGGGCGATGCTGTAACGGCCCGATTGCTCACCGGAGTTGACGGAGGATCGGCTGATGCCCGACTGGATCCGCCCGGTCCTCGCCGGCGCCTTCCTGGTCGTGTCGTACCGCGTGGTCCGCACGAGCGGGGCGGGACTGCGGGTGGCGGTGCTCCTCATGGCCGTCCTGAACGCGGGCGTGCTGTGGCTGCTCGCGGCCACCGGCCCGCCCCGGGGCGCGGTCGCGGTCGCCCTCGTTTCCGTGGTGGCCGCCGTCCACAGCCTGTTCGCGGCGATGCGGACCCTGGCGGCCCGGATCCAGCGGGTCGACGCCGAAGCCTTCCACGGTCTGGTCCGGCAGGCGGCGAACGCCCCCGGCCCCCAGGTGATGGGCGTGTGCGTGATGTTCAGCGGCTCGCTCGCCCTCACCGCCTTCGCCGACGACGCCCGCCCCGAGGGCCGCCAGTTCCACCTCCTGCCCGGACCGCACTGCCCGTTCTGCCTGGTGGAGGATCAGATCCGGGATTTCCTCGGCCCCGCGGACCCGCTGCTCGACGCCTACCGCACCCACCTGCGGGCGGGCAGCAGCCGCCATCTCCTGGTCAAGCGGCGCTCGGAGCTGGACCCCTGGACGGGACGCCTGCGCGACCGGGTCTACTACCGGGTCCCCGCCCCGGCCCGGCGCCCGCCCTGCGCAGTCCACGACCCGCTCCTGGGCCGCCCCTAGCGAGTGTCGTCAACGTCCCGTCTGCGGTCAGCCCGCTTCCGGCCCCCGCAGCAGGGTCAGGAACGCGCGGAAGGCGGCCGGCATGTCCACCGATTCCGGGGCGAGCAGCCACTGGTACTGGAGGCCGTCCATGACCGCGGTCAGCAGCGGGGCCGCCTGCTCCGGGGTGAGGCCCGAGGGCAGCCGGTCGCCGAACTCGGCGCGCAGCACCTGCGTCATCTCGGCGCGCACCTGGGCGTAGCGCTCGGTGAAGAACTCCCGCGCCGGATGCCCGTCGGTGACGCTCTCGCCCAGCAGCGCCGAGAAGGTCTGCACGATGCCGGGGCGCATGGCGTTGTACTCCACCAGCGAGGCCAGCAGGTCCAGGCGCCAGGCGCCGGCCGAGGCGCGCGAGCCGCCGCCGGTGTCCCAGCGGTCGCGCTCCTCCAGCACCGCGACCAGCAGCGCCTCCTTGGTCGGGAAGTAGTGCAGCAGCCCCTGCTGGGTCAGGCCGACGCGTTCGGCCACCGCGCCCAGCGACGCACCGCGGTAGCCGCGCTCCGCGATCACCTCGACCGCCGCGCGCACGATGTCGCCGCGCCGCTCCTCGCTTCTCGCCCTGGCCATCGCCCCGGCACCTCTCCCGTTCACGCCGTGCCCCGCCTCGTCGGCGGCGCCCTCCGTACGTTATCGGAATATCACGAACACATTACGAACCCTACCGCTCTACTGGCATCGGGTCCACGATGGGGGACACCCCCGCGGCACCCGCACCACACCCCGCCGCATGCACCCGCACGCATGCACCCGCACGCACTCAACGAGGAGGCACGGCCGTGACCGATGCCGATCAGGTCCGCAACGACGCCGTAGAGGCGGCGCTCGGCAAACTCGACCTCGACACCAAGGCCCGACTGCTGGCCGGCCAGGACATGTGGTCCCTGCCCGCCGTCCCCGGGATCGGGCTCGAATCCCTCGTCATGTCCGACGGCCCCATCGGGGTCCGCGGCGTGCGCTGGACCGCCGACGACCCCTCGATCGCCCTGCCCTCCCCGACCGCGCTCGCCGCCGCCTGGGACCCCGCGCTCGCCCGCCGCGCCGGCCTCCTCCTCGCCCAGGAGGCCCGCCGCAAGGGCGTCCACGTCCTGCTGGCCCCCACCGTCAACCTGCACCGCTCCCCGCTCGGCGGCCGGCACTTCGAGTGCTACTCCGAGGACCCGTACCTCACCGGCGCCATCGGCGCCGGCTACGTGAAGGGCGTCCAGGACGGCGGCGTCGGCACCACCGTCAAGCACTTCGTCGGCAACGACGCCGAGACCGAGCGGTTCACCGTCGACAGCGTCATCGCCCCGCGCCCGCTGCGCGAGCTGTACCTGGCCCCCTTCGAAGCCATCGTCGCGAACGCCCACCCCTGGGGCGTCATGACGGCGTACAACCAGGTCAACGGCACGACGATGAGCGAGCACCGCTACCTCGTGAACGAAGTCCTGCGCGGCGAATGGGGCTTCGACGGGTACAACGTCTCCGACTGGATGGCCGCCCGCTCCACCACCGGCGACATCCTCGGCGGCCTCGACGTCGCCATGCCCGGACCGCAGACCGTCTACGGGCCCGCCCTCGCCGAGGCCGTCCGGGCCGGCGAGGTCCCCGAGTCCGCCGTGGACGAGGCCGTGCGCAACGTCCTGCGCCTCGCCGCCCGCGTCGGGATCCTGGAGGGCGCCCCCGCCGCCGTCACCGAGACCCCGGCCCCGATCGACGGCCAGGCGCTGGCCCGGGAGCTCGCCGCCCGCGGCTTCGTCCTCGTGCGCAACGAGAACGGGACCCTCCCGCTGGACGCCGCCTCCGGCCGCAGCGTCGCCCTGATCGGCGCCGCCGCCCAGGGCGCCCGCGTTCTCGGCGGCGGCTCGGCCACCGTGTTCCCCGAGCGGATCGTCTCCCCG
The Streptomyces sp. NBC_01296 DNA segment above includes these coding regions:
- a CDS encoding DUF2142 domain-containing protein → MISALTRLADWSARTPKRLWAIAFALFFTLAASWSAATPLGGSPDEHAHFIRAAAVARGQIGGPEVMVPHMVAGIEGKFAETGVQLPEWYKQLPKQHECYAWHEETPASCAPEFGHSEKTVQVTTAAGRYHPAYYLATGWPSLLVKGPHGLYLMRLMSAALCSALLASAVVTAAEWRRRRSVALLGVFTAATPMSLYMAGMVNPSGGEIAAGILVWTALLSILMSPDARLLNRRLARVGIGGLVLINIRPLGLIWFAGAVFFGLLLAHRGVLRSVLRRKALWVWTALLGAATAGALLWAGAHPDNSVINTPKTLTAREAARQTFGNAETYVHQMLGYFGWLDTPAPAFTWLVWLGVIAVLTALGLAYGRLREAVALIGMLVAIVVVPVVAQASQAEQLGMVWQGRYLLPFAVGLPLMAVLICASRAPEQGFPWRRLVGFGAAGLALANAAAFFWTLRRFAVGTSGSWVPFSAHWAPPGGWMLWTGVYTAAAFALVLPALVRDREPDPAQDPAERNDGTRSGRHSKVPAIG
- a CDS encoding carbon-nitrogen hydrolase family protein — translated: MKIAAAQLTCIPADIPANTERSVSLAVAAREQGAELVVFPEFTLTGYELEAMAADPGLWMADADDPRLDPLRSAGIAVAVNVALRTDGPLPAIATLVYGADGRHVTTYAKQHLYGHEQGGFAAGGSQGRFELGGIRFSLGVCYDNHFAQLTGRAAADGCRVHLASSLYGSGEGIRERATVYPKIAEEHGLYVVLGNHVGPAGPWTGCGRAAVWAPGGALLAEADDRTPGVVTAEVGA
- a CDS encoding TetR/AcrR family transcriptional regulator, whose translation is MARARSEERRGDIVRAAVEVIAERGYRGASLGAVAERVGLTQQGLLHYFPTKEALLVAVLEERDRWDTGGGSRASAGAWRLDLLASLVEYNAMRPGIVQTFSALLGESVTDGHPAREFFTERYAQVRAEMTQVLRAEFGDRLPSGLTPEQAAPLLTAVMDGLQYQWLLAPESVDMPAAFRAFLTLLRGPEAG